The DNA window AATATGCCACTGAAGCAATGCTTTGGGAAGGTGCAAACACCAATGATCACAAGCCAGGAGACCTGCCTTTATGACAACACACCCATATGCCTGCGAGGAAAGGCTGGATGCGCATGCTTTTTTATGGCGTCCTTTCAATCCCTCGCAGAACTTTGCGGGGGATTTTGTTTTGTGTCAGTTTTAAGTAGTCCACAAATCAGCGTCCGCCTGCAGCGATTTTTTATAACAAAAACACGACACTCTAGGGGGATTTTAATGATGAACAAGTTTTGGGAGTTTGGAGCAACAGCGGGATTAGCAGCCGTTTTACTAGCAGGATGTGGAGATGCGGCAACACCTGAAGAGGATGTCGAAACACCAGCAGAACCACCGGCAGAAGTAGCGGAAGTTGAATATCCGGTAACCATTACAGATGCAGTCGGAGATGAAATTGTTATTGAAGAAGAGCCAGAAGCTATTGTCTCAATGATTCCATCGAATACAGAAATTGCTTATGAATTAGGATTAGGTGAAAAAATGGTCGGCGTATCCGATTATGATAACTACCCAGAAGAAACAACGGATGTTGAAAAAATTGGGGGACAAGAATTTAATGTAGAAAAAATTATTAGCCTTCAGCCAGACTTAGTACTTGCACACGAATCGGGACTAGGTGTTGGAGATGCTGGATTGCAACAATTACGTGATGCAGGCCTTGACGTATTCGTCGTTCAAAATGCGGCTAGTTTTGAAGAAGTTTACGATTCAATTACAGAAATTGCACAAGCGACAGGAACGATGGAAGCAGCAGAAAAACTAGTTTCAGAAATGGAAGTCCAAGTGGCTGAAATCGAAGAACTGGCAGCAACAATTGAAGAACCCAAAACGGTCTTTTTAGAAGTCGGCAGCCAACCGGACATTTACACAACGGGAAGCGGCACATTCATGGATGAAATGTTGACATTGATTAATGCGGAAAACGTTGCTGGCGAATTAGAAGGATGGGTTATTATGGACCCAGAAGCAATCGTTGCAGCAAATCCGGATGTTATGATCACGACAGAAGGCGATTATGTTGAAGATGCAGTCGGTCAAATTAAAAAACGTGGCGGCTTTGCAGAAGTAACAGCTGTTAAAGAAGATGCCATCTA is part of the Planococcus kocurii genome and encodes:
- a CDS encoding ABC transporter substrate-binding protein, whose translation is MNKFWEFGATAGLAAVLLAGCGDAATPEEDVETPAEPPAEVAEVEYPVTITDAVGDEIVIEEEPEAIVSMIPSNTEIAYELGLGEKMVGVSDYDNYPEETTDVEKIGGQEFNVEKIISLQPDLVLAHESGLGVGDAGLQQLRDAGLDVFVVQNAASFEEVYDSITEIAQATGTMEAAEKLVSEMEVQVAEIEELAATIEEPKTVFLEVGSQPDIYTTGSGTFMDEMLTLINAENVAGELEGWVIMDPEAIVAANPDVMITTEGDYVEDAVGQIKKRGGFAEVTAVKEDAIYSLNSDMLTRSGPRLTAGLMEMAQAVYPDVFNE